One Methanolinea sp. DNA window includes the following coding sequences:
- a CDS encoding PKD domain-containing protein, protein MDRESAISKNILLALVAAVAIIFVVIVVVFIFFPLQPDVVPSFSATVERSGNVVYIYHDGGDPLPRGKTLVRVNGQVMPDSSLSFLYSQDWPWTPGKTLRVQYDGPGTPDLVEVVYSGQKGEAVIFESRAPAGPTPPVPVSTVETTPPAASPAPSPAGTPVPATLIPVVTFTPTGTPQAEPPRAEFTAEPTAGRVPLVVRFTDHSSGIPTSWLWNFGDGESSTEQNPVHEYRSPGVYTVALTVRNAYGTGQKVERDLVKAGTVPTAQFAAIPSEGEAPLTVQFNDLSRGLPTDYSWDFGDGSGSRAKNPVHTYTREGEYTVSLTVSNQFGSDTRIQSGAVKVAAAKKVDISLRGSRKGSLSTGYIQFSVGGNGGWMKIGGYTHAFSPGDLVQVFVDRTDSGHVDVNAHGFTGLKFDSARLYVNGNHAQSGIVSDVNVPSFSGFFTTFTIEIPPDDQTMVLFVNEGKVIPAPDRKIVIGNLCENSAGQMNLEFVRGSLNYRGGARSFSVTPVK, encoded by the coding sequence ATGGACAGGGAATCGGCAATATCGAAGAACATACTCCTCGCGCTCGTCGCAGCAGTCGCGATCATCTTCGTCGTCATCGTCGTGGTCTTCATCTTTTTCCCGTTGCAGCCCGACGTCGTGCCCAGCTTCTCGGCAACAGTCGAGAGATCCGGAAATGTCGTCTACATCTACCACGACGGGGGCGATCCCCTCCCGCGCGGAAAGACACTTGTCCGCGTCAACGGCCAGGTGATGCCCGATTCTTCCCTCTCGTTCCTCTACTCCCAGGACTGGCCGTGGACGCCGGGAAAGACCCTCCGCGTCCAGTACGACGGGCCCGGCACGCCCGACCTCGTCGAGGTCGTGTACTCGGGCCAGAAAGGCGAGGCAGTCATCTTCGAGTCCCGGGCCCCGGCCGGGCCTACTCCCCCCGTCCCCGTGTCGACGGTGGAGACAACGCCGCCCGCAGCTTCCCCCGCGCCCTCTCCCGCGGGAACCCCTGTCCCGGCGACCCTCATCCCGGTCGTGACTTTCACCCCCACGGGGACCCCGCAAGCCGAGCCGCCGAGGGCTGAATTCACCGCCGAGCCCACCGCCGGCCGCGTGCCGCTCGTCGTCCGGTTCACGGACCATAGCAGCGGAATCCCCACGTCGTGGCTGTGGAACTTCGGCGACGGCGAATCCTCGACGGAGCAGAATCCCGTGCACGAGTACAGGAGCCCCGGCGTCTACACCGTCGCTCTCACGGTCCGCAACGCGTACGGGACCGGCCAGAAGGTCGAGAGGGACCTCGTGAAGGCGGGGACCGTTCCCACCGCCCAGTTCGCGGCCATCCCCTCCGAGGGAGAGGCCCCGCTCACCGTCCAGTTCAACGACCTCTCGAGGGGTCTGCCCACCGATTACTCGTGGGACTTCGGCGACGGGTCCGGATCCCGTGCGAAGAACCCGGTCCACACCTACACGCGCGAGGGCGAGTACACGGTGAGCCTCACGGTGAGCAACCAGTTCGGGTCCGACACGCGGATCCAGAGCGGCGCGGTGAAGGTCGCTGCCGCAAAGAAGGTGGACATCTCGCTTCGCGGGAGCAGGAAGGGATCCCTCTCGACGGGGTACATCCAGTTCTCTGTCGGCGGGAATGGAGGGTGGATGAAGATCGGGGGCTACACCCACGCGTTCTCCCCCGGTGACCTCGTCCAGGTATTCGTGGACAGGACCGATTCCGGCCACGTCGACGTGAATGCCCACGGCTTCACGGGACTGAAGTTCGATTCCGCGAGGCTGTACGTGAACGGGAACCACGCCCAGAGTGGAATCGTCTCGGACGTCAACGTCCCCTCCTTCTCCGGCTTCTTCACGACGTTCACGATCGAGATCCCGCCCGATGACCAGACGATGGTCCTCTTCGTGAACGAGGGGAAGGTAATTCCGGCACCCGACAGGAAGATAGTCATCGGGAACCTCTGCGAGAACTCCGCGGGGCAGATGAACCTCGAGTTCGTCCGGGGGTCCCTCAACTACCGCGGCGGGGCAAGGTCGTTCAGCGTGACGCCGGTGAAGTGA
- a CDS encoding PKD domain-containing protein codes for MIYAIVALWILIIGTVVYTTFLAPRPAVSAQFNLTVTGNVASITHEGGDALPCDGIVLSVGGSEVPFPGGIACPWSIGETISLVLPRTGSPLSLAIGYRSAGGTRELFSAEIRPAVTAAEEVPVTPTPAPATPESPPVRTTVPRTPPTFIPVDTLGPPVASFDAVPRSGPVPLTVRFIDLSRGLPDEWLWTFGDGETSTEQNPVHTYTRVGTYQVGLTVRNSFGGHTRISQGFITVTPAEYRDVYLEAARDGHVVHGGFVEFVVTEAGSRVKIGGSTVALPAGSRVRLALPSGGKGKVSASGGKITAFSFGDTVLSIDGERRGQGEITDISVQGYGDLLSGIVLSVDGGEDEPRFIVSGEAKGVGGSPVTLASVRPDSRGNLALDCSRPGKILFWGAVSGYTLGEA; via the coding sequence ATGATCTACGCCATCGTCGCGCTCTGGATCCTCATCATCGGGACCGTCGTTTACACGACGTTCCTTGCCCCCCGCCCCGCGGTGTCGGCCCAGTTCAACCTCACGGTAACGGGAAACGTCGCCTCCATCACGCACGAGGGCGGCGACGCCCTCCCGTGCGACGGCATTGTCCTCTCGGTCGGCGGGAGCGAGGTTCCGTTCCCCGGCGGGATCGCCTGCCCGTGGTCGATAGGCGAGACGATCTCCCTCGTCCTGCCCCGGACGGGATCTCCCCTATCCCTCGCGATAGGCTACCGCTCGGCAGGGGGGACGCGCGAACTCTTCTCCGCCGAGATCCGCCCCGCGGTGACCGCGGCAGAAGAGGTGCCCGTTACCCCCACACCCGCGCCCGCAACGCCCGAATCACCCCCCGTCCGGACGACGGTCCCGCGCACGCCCCCGACCTTCATCCCCGTCGACACGCTCGGGCCCCCCGTGGCATCGTTCGACGCGGTGCCCCGTTCCGGCCCGGTTCCCCTGACCGTCAGGTTCATCGACCTCTCCCGGGGGTTGCCCGACGAGTGGCTGTGGACGTTCGGCGACGGGGAGACCTCGACGGAGCAGAACCCCGTGCACACCTACACGCGGGTGGGGACGTACCAGGTGGGGCTCACCGTCAGGAATTCCTTCGGGGGGCACACGAGGATCAGCCAGGGATTCATCACGGTGACACCCGCGGAGTACCGGGACGTGTACCTCGAGGCGGCGCGGGACGGGCACGTCGTCCATGGGGGATTCGTGGAGTTCGTCGTCACGGAAGCGGGATCGAGGGTGAAGATAGGGGGATCCACCGTCGCACTCCCCGCCGGTTCGCGGGTCCGCCTCGCCCTCCCGTCCGGCGGGAAGGGGAAGGTGTCGGCGAGTGGCGGGAAGATAACCGCGTTCTCGTTCGGGGATACGGTCCTCTCCATCGACGGGGAACGGCGAGGGCAGGGTGAGATCACGGATATATCCGTGCAGGGCTACGGCGACCTGCTCTCGGGCATCGTCCTCTCCGTGGACGGCGGCGAGGACGAGCCCCGGTTCATCGTCTCGGGAGAGGCAAAGGGCGTTGGTGGATCGCCGGTCACACTCGCCTCCGTACGGCCCGACTCCCGTGGCAACCTCGCGCTCGACTGTTCCCGCCCCGGAAAGATCCTCTTTTGGGGAGCGGTCTCCGGCTACACCCTCGGGGAGGCCTGA
- a CDS encoding type IV pilin, with the protein MGDNSGSGVSELVGAILLVALVITAMAIVAVLVLSGPPPVERPHVSALAMNTTDRVMVSHNGGDELREEMTTVLLNGNPVDHGTIFLRREDGTLEEHPWSETRTPWSVGRTLVIDSPAVPESVTVIYRGPSVQSIVLQASFVPGTTPAILPSLTTTQTTIPTTTPTPTVTTSPTTSPTPTTTLTTLPTTTQTTIPTTTPTPTVTTPPTASPTPTTTLTTPPTTTIPTTVPTTSPTPTPTPSCGTISGTKYNDLNGNGKRDAGEPGLEGWTIEVYRKDGNDLVRVATAVTGPGGEYTASGLQYDPAQQYAVKEVSKAGWHQTEPRSIYYDDIHLEPPHCYEKGVDFGNWKMDGSVVDALLNTKRGGYVTNGGKLQFTVTGQYSYIKIGTTKHELKEKDVVSLTVHEDSTDVEIDMNGNRISRFAFPDVLVYRNGNLLGRGAITDIWISGYTEMKSSLALTVPASSKAVWTRFVFGGTTIIDGNDGRQIELYELYPRASDGFMRLDAEKGKVYYDGAAVFYRLT; encoded by the coding sequence ATGGGTGACAATTCCGGTTCAGGTGTCTCGGAGCTGGTCGGGGCTATCCTCCTCGTCGCCCTCGTCATCACCGCGATGGCCATCGTCGCGGTCCTCGTCCTCTCGGGTCCCCCGCCCGTGGAAAGACCCCACGTGAGTGCCCTCGCGATGAATACCACGGACAGGGTCATGGTCTCCCACAACGGGGGAGACGAGCTCAGGGAGGAGATGACGACTGTCCTCCTCAACGGCAACCCCGTGGACCACGGGACTATCTTCCTGCGGCGGGAAGACGGCACGCTCGAGGAGCACCCCTGGTCGGAGACGAGGACACCGTGGTCCGTCGGCAGGACCCTCGTCATCGATTCCCCGGCGGTACCCGAGAGCGTCACGGTGATTTACCGGGGGCCGTCGGTGCAGTCCATCGTCCTGCAGGCATCCTTTGTCCCCGGGACGACACCGGCCATACTCCCCTCTTTAACGACTACGCAGACGACGATTCCCACCACGACACCGACTCCCACGGTGACCACATCGCCAACCACATCCCCAACGCCCACAACCACGCTGACGACTCTGCCAACGACTACGCAGACGACGATTCCCACCACGACACCGACTCCCACGGTGACCACACCACCAACCGCATCCCCAACGCCCACAACCACGCTGACGACTCCGCCAACGACTACAATACCAACAACTGTCCCGACTACTTCTCCCACTCCCACCCCCACACCCTCGTGCGGGACCATCTCCGGGACAAAGTATAACGACCTCAACGGGAACGGGAAGCGGGACGCGGGGGAGCCCGGCCTGGAAGGGTGGACGATCGAGGTTTACAGGAAGGATGGGAACGACTTGGTACGGGTGGCGACCGCCGTCACGGGGCCCGGAGGGGAATACACCGCGTCAGGACTCCAGTACGACCCGGCACAGCAGTACGCCGTGAAGGAGGTTTCCAAGGCCGGCTGGCACCAGACAGAACCCCGGAGCATCTACTACGACGATATCCATCTGGAACCGCCACATTGCTATGAGAAAGGCGTTGACTTCGGGAACTGGAAGATGGATGGAAGTGTAGTTGACGCGCTGCTCAACACGAAGAGAGGCGGATACGTGACGAACGGCGGCAAGCTGCAGTTCACCGTGACCGGTCAGTACTCCTATATCAAGATCGGAACAACAAAACACGAACTCAAGGAGAAGGATGTCGTCTCCCTCACAGTCCATGAGGACAGTACCGATGTCGAGATCGACATGAACGGAAACAGGATCTCCAGATTCGCTTTCCCCGACGTGTTGGTCTACAGGAATGGCAACCTGCTCGGCCGCGGGGCGATAACCGATATCTGGATAAGCGGATATACCGAAATGAAATCCTCGCTTGCCCTCACCGTCCCCGCGTCTTCCAAGGCAGTCTGGACCCGCTTCGTGTTCGGCGGGACTACAATCATCGACGGAAATGACGGCAGGCAGATAGAACTGTACGAGCTCTACCCGCGGGCCAGTGACGGGTTCATGCGCCTCGACGCGGAGAAGGGCAAAGTCTACTACGACGGTGCAGCCGTATTCTACCGGCTCACCTGA
- a CDS encoding type IV pilin N-terminal domain-containing protein → MRTLPSRDPAVSELVGALVLVAIVSLAIATVGVTILSGMQVSQVPAVSFSVENRSTNVTIIHAGGDSLPAGSYRILVDGVDRTEGFSPPPATTPFRAGTTLEYTGDSPPRVVSVVARGSDGRETVLVQRYFP, encoded by the coding sequence ATGAGGACCCTGCCGTCACGCGACCCTGCTGTCTCGGAACTGGTCGGCGCACTGGTCCTCGTCGCCATCGTGAGCCTCGCGATCGCGACCGTGGGGGTCACGATCCTCTCGGGCATGCAGGTCTCGCAGGTCCCTGCCGTCTCCTTCTCGGTCGAGAACCGCAGTACTAATGTTACCATAATCCATGCCGGCGGCGATTCCCTGCCCGCAGGATCCTACAGGATCCTTGTCGACGGAGTCGACAGGACAGAAGGGTTCTCCCCGCCGCCGGCGACGACACCTTTCAGGGCAGGGACGACCCTCGAGTACACGGGAGACTCACCCCCGCGGGTAGTCAGCGTAGTCGCCCGGGGTTCCGACGGGAGGGAGACGGTCCTCGTCCAGAGATACTTCCCCTGA
- the cca gene encoding CCA tRNA nucleotidyltransferase — MKRTPLEEEVLSLIRPRPEEVRHVWEVAERILARVRADGRAEGMVVGSVARGTWIHGDRDLDVFLLFDPSLPREELEERGLALAREIAAAEAESFREKYAEHPYINAHIDGLDVDLVPCYRVDSACAIKSAVDRTPFHTRYIRERIQPYIDDVLLLKQFAKAGGIYGSDQMTEGFAGYLCELLVLSHGGFRALLEAASRWRPGTVIDPEGHAAREFPEPLVVVDPVDPNRNVSASVSLGKMCEFIELARGYLRKPSRAFFFPPPRPVLSVEEAASILSRRGTSLYAIVLPTPPYIEDIVVPQLRKSMDAIRNLLERHGFSVNRADCEMHEEVSMILFELLVDELPAVVRHAGPPVWNYVNATRFSAKYLACGPDDLFSGPFIEDGISIVEKRRAYTRAGDLLRSPEVLKVALGKHVKLAMERSYTVHRGIECYRDEFAPFISGFLLKYSPMAWIARHGREGA; from the coding sequence TTGAAGAGAACGCCCCTTGAGGAGGAAGTCCTCTCCCTCATCAGGCCAAGGCCCGAGGAAGTCCGGCACGTCTGGGAGGTCGCGGAGAGGATCCTCGCGCGGGTCAGGGCGGACGGCCGCGCGGAGGGGATGGTCGTCGGGTCCGTCGCGCGGGGGACGTGGATCCACGGCGACAGGGACCTCGACGTCTTCCTCCTCTTCGACCCCTCCCTCCCGCGCGAGGAACTCGAGGAGAGGGGCCTTGCGCTCGCCCGGGAGATCGCCGCGGCCGAGGCGGAGAGTTTCCGCGAGAAGTACGCCGAGCACCCCTATATCAACGCGCACATCGACGGCCTCGACGTCGACCTCGTCCCCTGCTACCGCGTCGATTCGGCCTGCGCGATCAAGAGCGCGGTCGACCGCACGCCGTTCCACACACGGTACATCAGGGAGAGGATCCAGCCGTACATCGACGACGTCCTCCTCCTCAAGCAGTTCGCGAAGGCGGGGGGGATATACGGCTCGGACCAGATGACGGAAGGGTTCGCGGGGTACCTCTGCGAGCTCCTCGTCCTCTCGCACGGCGGGTTCCGCGCGCTCCTCGAGGCCGCGTCACGGTGGAGGCCCGGGACGGTCATCGACCCCGAGGGGCACGCGGCCCGCGAGTTTCCCGAGCCGCTCGTCGTGGTCGACCCGGTCGACCCGAACCGGAACGTCTCGGCATCCGTCTCCCTCGGAAAGATGTGCGAGTTCATCGAACTCGCGCGGGGGTACCTCCGGAAACCCAGTCGGGCGTTCTTCTTCCCTCCCCCGCGGCCCGTCCTCTCGGTCGAGGAGGCCGCCTCCATCCTGTCGCGGCGCGGCACGTCGCTGTACGCGATCGTGCTCCCCACCCCGCCCTACATAGAGGACATCGTCGTGCCCCAGCTGCGGAAGAGCATGGACGCGATAAGGAACCTCCTCGAGCGCCACGGCTTTTCCGTGAACCGCGCGGACTGCGAGATGCACGAGGAGGTCTCGATGATCCTCTTTGAGCTGCTCGTCGACGAGCTCCCCGCCGTCGTCCGGCACGCGGGCCCCCCCGTCTGGAATTACGTCAACGCGACGAGGTTCTCCGCGAAGTACCTCGCCTGCGGTCCAGACGATCTCTTCTCCGGGCCGTTCATCGAGGACGGGATCTCCATCGTCGAGAAGAGGCGCGCCTACACGCGGGCCGGGGACCTCCTGCGGTCCCCCGAGGTTCTCAAGGTCGCGCTCGGGAAGCACGTGAAACTGGCGATGGAGAGGTCCTACACCGTGCACAGGGGGATCGAGTGCTACCGCGACGAGTTCGCGCCGTTCATATCCGGTTTCCTCCTGAAGTACTCCCCGATGGCGTGGATCGCGAGGCACGGGCGGGAAGGTGCCTGA
- the thpR gene encoding RNA 2',3'-cyclic phosphodiesterase, which yields MDMDRLFIAVDLPPGIRESLGSVQAILKGSSARLTHVDPGILHVTLKFIGDTPPEKTAAIAGVLKDLRAAPFTVRVRGVAGNDPRRPRVIWARVEDGGNCGLLHAAIEDLLAPLGIPRDDRPFVPHATLARVREFHPDLPRILRPLSDRDFGEGRIDRVALKKSTLTPRGPIYRDIAEVLLEENAP from the coding sequence ATGGACATGGACCGTCTCTTCATCGCGGTGGATCTCCCGCCGGGGATCAGGGAATCGCTCGGGTCAGTACAGGCGATCCTGAAGGGGAGCAGCGCGAGGCTCACCCACGTCGATCCCGGCATCCTCCACGTGACGCTCAAGTTCATCGGCGACACCCCGCCGGAGAAGACCGCGGCGATCGCGGGTGTCCTGAAGGATCTCAGGGCGGCGCCTTTCACCGTGAGGGTCCGCGGGGTGGCGGGGAACGACCCGAGGCGGCCGAGGGTGATATGGGCCCGCGTCGAGGACGGCGGGAACTGCGGGCTCCTCCACGCCGCGATCGAGGATCTCCTCGCCCCCCTCGGTATCCCCCGGGACGACCGCCCGTTCGTCCCCCACGCCACCCTCGCGCGCGTGCGGGAATTCCACCCCGACCTCCCGAGGATCCTGCGGCCGCTCTCCGACCGCGACTTCGGCGAGGGGAGGATCGACAGGGTCGCCCTCAAGAAGAGCACCCTCACGCCGAGGGGGCCGATCTACCGGGACATCGCGGAGGTCCTGCTTGAAGAGAACGCCCCTTGA
- a CDS encoding glutaredoxin family protein: MAISHDITVYSLETCPNCEILKDFLKERGLSYSEQDLSTAEALAELRVNGIFVREAPVLRRGDRFLTSGEMFSPAGLRKDIVLAFLEGS, translated from the coding sequence ATGGCCATTTCTCACGATATCACCGTCTATTCACTCGAAACGTGCCCTAATTGCGAGATACTGAAGGATTTTTTGAAGGAGAGGGGGCTCTCCTACAGCGAGCAGGACCTCTCGACGGCAGAGGCACTCGCAGAACTCCGCGTCAACGGCATCTTCGTCCGCGAGGCGCCCGTCCTGCGCCGGGGTGATCGGTTCCTCACCTCCGGCGAGATGTTCTCGCCCGCCGGCCTGCGGAAAGACATCGTGCTCGCATTCCTCGAGGGTTCCTGA
- the nrdD gene encoding anaerobic ribonucleoside-triphosphate reductase, which produces MARRETRQATLDGIFVPPMPPVRTSDGHILEWDRQRIVRQIVEETKLVTKFYGYESASEELASEVARLVEERIRALKLRALSGPLIREIVNITLLEKGMVQYRNVCTRVGTPVYDAHLIDVGRGFEAKDNANLQENAETSHKKKADKISKEQYLLQLPPHLADHHLSGDIHIHDLEYFGTRPFCQDWDLRYFFYYGLMPDGNGTKASVAGPAKRAEVAVLHAVKALGSAQTNFAGGQGYYNFLTFLAPYFEGMDYGQIKQLMQMFVYEMTQMMVARGGQLVFSSVQLSPGVPTLWKDKPCVYRGMVWDGTRGPRRTYGEFEREVRLLFKALMEVMLEGDAWGKPFSFPKPEISIEPDFMVEDEAFNEAHPDLPTYRDLYLLSFELASKFGTPYYDNQIPLYRGAGKGISCYQCCAYQFSAVADKDSEFEDKLYFRDGKHFSMGSWQVVSLNCPRAAYRAGGDNERLFAELRALMDTCVEVFKIKRRWLETIRAQGRMPFAMQRPRDPVTGERGAVAVDLDNLVYTIGVVGVNEMVQHHTGAQMHESREAFSLAVLAMTKMELYAKELSERHGMTIALARTPAETTGQRFAVADLLNPEFREHAKRVIKGNLEKALSELGKTRDLPIYYTNGTHVAPNAPISLAERIAIEHVFFPIVDGGNIFHIWLGESRPDPRGLMEMAFNLCRTTQIGYFAFTRDLTVSLHQFKEYRGEKERVQGWVPAGSRISA; this is translated from the coding sequence ATGGCGAGGCGCGAGACGAGGCAGGCGACCCTCGACGGCATCTTCGTCCCCCCGATGCCGCCCGTACGGACGTCGGACGGGCACATCCTCGAGTGGGACCGCCAGCGGATCGTCCGGCAGATCGTCGAGGAGACGAAGCTCGTCACCAAGTTCTACGGATACGAGAGCGCGAGCGAAGAGCTCGCGTCAGAGGTCGCGAGGCTCGTCGAGGAGAGGATACGGGCCCTGAAACTCCGCGCACTGAGCGGGCCCCTCATCAGGGAGATCGTCAACATCACCCTGCTCGAGAAGGGGATGGTCCAGTACCGGAACGTCTGCACGCGCGTCGGGACGCCGGTGTACGACGCGCACCTGATCGACGTCGGTCGTGGATTCGAGGCAAAGGACAACGCGAACCTCCAGGAGAACGCCGAGACCTCCCACAAGAAGAAGGCAGACAAGATCAGCAAGGAACAGTACCTCCTCCAGCTCCCGCCCCACCTCGCGGACCACCACCTCTCGGGCGACATCCACATCCACGACCTCGAGTACTTCGGGACGAGGCCGTTCTGCCAGGACTGGGACCTCCGCTACTTCTTCTACTACGGCCTGATGCCCGACGGGAACGGGACGAAGGCATCGGTCGCCGGTCCCGCGAAGAGGGCCGAGGTCGCCGTCCTCCACGCCGTGAAGGCCCTCGGGAGTGCCCAGACGAACTTCGCGGGAGGGCAGGGATACTACAACTTCCTCACTTTCCTCGCGCCGTACTTCGAGGGGATGGACTACGGGCAGATCAAGCAGCTCATGCAGATGTTCGTGTACGAGATGACCCAGATGATGGTCGCGAGGGGTGGCCAGCTCGTCTTCTCCTCCGTCCAGCTCAGCCCGGGCGTGCCCACGCTCTGGAAGGACAAGCCGTGCGTGTACCGCGGGATGGTCTGGGACGGGACGCGCGGGCCCCGCCGCACCTACGGGGAATTCGAGAGGGAGGTCCGCCTCCTCTTCAAGGCCCTCATGGAGGTGATGCTCGAGGGCGACGCGTGGGGAAAACCATTCTCCTTCCCGAAGCCCGAGATCAGCATCGAGCCTGACTTCATGGTGGAGGACGAGGCGTTCAACGAGGCGCACCCGGACCTCCCGACGTACCGCGACCTCTACCTCCTCTCGTTCGAGCTCGCGTCCAAGTTCGGCACCCCCTACTACGACAACCAGATCCCCCTCTACAGGGGGGCGGGGAAGGGGATCTCGTGCTACCAGTGCTGCGCCTACCAGTTCTCGGCGGTCGCGGACAAGGACAGCGAATTCGAGGACAAGCTCTACTTCCGGGACGGGAAGCACTTCTCGATGGGCTCGTGGCAGGTCGTCTCCCTCAACTGTCCCCGGGCGGCGTACCGGGCAGGGGGCGACAACGAGAGGCTTTTTGCAGAGCTCCGTGCCCTGATGGACACCTGCGTGGAGGTCTTCAAGATAAAGCGACGCTGGCTCGAGACGATACGCGCCCAGGGCAGGATGCCGTTCGCGATGCAGCGTCCCCGGGACCCGGTCACCGGCGAGCGGGGGGCCGTCGCGGTCGACCTCGACAACCTCGTCTACACGATTGGGGTCGTCGGCGTGAACGAGATGGTCCAGCACCACACCGGTGCCCAGATGCACGAGTCGCGCGAGGCGTTCTCCCTCGCGGTCCTCGCGATGACGAAGATGGAACTCTACGCAAAGGAGCTCTCCGAGCGGCACGGGATGACGATCGCGCTCGCGCGCACACCCGCGGAGACGACGGGCCAGAGGTTCGCGGTGGCCGACCTCCTCAACCCCGAGTTCAGGGAACACGCAAAGCGGGTCATCAAGGGGAACCTTGAAAAGGCGCTGTCGGAGCTCGGGAAGACGAGGGACCTCCCCATCTACTACACGAACGGGACGCACGTCGCACCGAACGCGCCGATCTCGCTCGCCGAGAGGATCGCGATAGAGCACGTCTTCTTCCCCATCGTCGACGGGGGGAACATCTTCCACATATGGCTCGGGGAATCGCGCCCTGACCCGCGGGGGCTCATGGAGATGGCCTTCAATCTCTGCAGGACGACGCAGATCGGGTACTTCGCGTTCACCCGCGACCTCACGGTCTCCCTCCACCAGTTCAAGGAGTACCGCGGGGAGAAGGAAAGGGTTCAAGGCTGGGTCCCCGCGGGGTCACGCATCAGCGCGTGA
- a CDS encoding isochorismatase family cysteine hydrolase — protein MVLPALLVIDMQNDFVREGSPLRIAGAQAIVPRVREVLGAFRERQFPVIHVLRVHRGDGSDVEIFRRELFSKHPFAVRGSWGAAVIDELQPAPGEYTIEKTRMSAFLGTDLDLLLRSLGVTCIFVTGIQTPNCVRTTVFDAAAYNYEVYLVDDAVAAQTEEIHRYNVRDMEGIGTRIVSAADVGRILDALVPRGGRG, from the coding sequence ATGGTTCTCCCCGCGCTCCTCGTGATAGACATGCAGAACGACTTCGTGCGGGAGGGGTCGCCGCTCCGCATCGCGGGCGCGCAAGCTATCGTCCCCCGAGTGCGTGAGGTACTCGGTGCCTTCAGGGAGAGGCAATTCCCGGTCATCCACGTCCTGCGGGTGCACAGGGGCGATGGCTCGGACGTCGAGATCTTCAGGCGTGAACTCTTCTCCAAGCACCCGTTCGCGGTCAGGGGCTCGTGGGGTGCCGCCGTCATCGACGAGCTACAGCCCGCGCCCGGCGAATACACCATCGAGAAGACGAGGATGAGTGCATTCCTCGGGACAGACCTCGACCTCCTCCTCCGGTCGCTCGGGGTCACCTGTATCTTCGTCACCGGGATACAGACGCCAAACTGCGTGAGGACGACCGTCTTTGACGCGGCAGCGTACAACTACGAGGTGTACCTCGTCGACGACGCCGTGGCTGCCCAGACAGAGGAGATCCACAGGTATAACGTGAGGGACATGGAGGGGATCGGGACGAGGATCGTTTCGGCAGCGGATGTCGGCAGGATCCTCGACGCGCTCGTCCCCCGCGGCGGCCGCGGGTAA
- a CDS encoding sulfite exporter TauE/SafE family protein has product MEPAVELAILALTGLFAGLCSGLLGVGGGFLMTPVLYWLFSAGGTGETLATRVAFGTSLAVMVPTMVSGTLGHHGKGAVDWGAAVPLAAGAVLGGLAGGTLAAHLPGSILRGIFGILVIAMAVRMAWHGGGETRQARAGSGVTYAVVGVCIGTVSGLAGIGGGVLLVPVLVTAFGFPIHVAVGTSSACLVFSSSAAVIAYIFHGLGVQGLPAGSLGYVYLPAWAVLAAVTVPLSRLGVRVAHACRPGLLRGIFAIVLVAIGLSMLCS; this is encoded by the coding sequence ATGGAGCCTGCCGTAGAACTGGCGATCCTCGCACTGACCGGTCTCTTCGCGGGGCTCTGCTCCGGCCTCCTCGGTGTGGGTGGGGGGTTCCTCATGACCCCCGTCCTCTACTGGCTCTTTTCCGCCGGCGGGACAGGAGAGACACTCGCGACCCGCGTCGCGTTCGGGACCTCCCTTGCGGTGATGGTCCCCACGATGGTGAGCGGGACTCTTGGCCACCACGGGAAGGGCGCGGTCGACTGGGGTGCCGCGGTCCCCCTCGCTGCCGGCGCGGTCCTTGGGGGCCTTGCGGGTGGGACCCTCGCTGCGCACCTGCCGGGCAGCATCCTGCGCGGGATCTTCGGGATCCTCGTCATCGCGATGGCGGTCAGGATGGCGTGGCACGGGGGAGGGGAAACGCGCCAGGCGCGCGCGGGCTCGGGGGTGACGTACGCCGTTGTGGGCGTGTGCATCGGGACCGTGTCGGGCCTCGCGGGGATAGGGGGCGGGGTCCTCCTCGTCCCCGTCCTCGTCACCGCCTTTGGGTTCCCGATTCACGTCGCGGTCGGGACTTCGTCCGCCTGCCTCGTCTTCTCGTCCTCCGCGGCGGTGATAGCATACATCTTCCACGGGCTCGGCGTGCAGGGCCTGCCCGCGGGGTCTCTTGGGTACGTCTACCTCCCCGCGTGGGCGGTGCTCGCCGCGGTGACGGTCCCGCTCTCGCGGCTCGGCGTCCGCGTCGCGCACGCGTGCCGCCCCGGCCTTCTCCGGGGAATCTTTGCAATCGTGTTGGTCGCGATCGGCCTGTCGATGCTGTGCAGCTGA